In the genome of Xanthobacteraceae bacterium, one region contains:
- the urtB gene encoding urea ABC transporter permease subunit UrtB, producing the protein MTLAPARFGKLAALAVLFLALLLSPSRVLAGPFEDALPKLAADSFSDTLTAIAEISTSGHPNAEPVISAIADGRLLFDPATKTIYLRSAGGKILNVTTGAAEPALPAGAKPVRLNNRIRTTLDAALGTLRLLSPDRNKRLEAAAAVFKSRDASALKLVEEAFAKETDPRVKRALVHARAAIIASDTNAPEAARIAAINEIGARGDAEALDLLNKIPPGSSPAIKAAIDSAAAAVQRSLAWWEIGQNVWYGLSLGSVLLLAAIGLAITFGVMGVINMAHGEMVMIGAYVTFVVQETIRQNAPGLFDYSLAIALPLAFLIAGFVGILIERGVIRFLYGRPLETLLATWGLSLVLQQAVRTAFGPTNREVGAPSWMSGAFELGGLSITYNRLWIIVFSLAVLAMLLFVLRYTRFGLEMRAVTQNRRMASSMGIKTSYVDALTFGLGSGIAGIAGVALSQIDNVSPNLGQGYIIDSFLVVVFGGVGNLFGTLIAALSLGIANKFLEPVAGAVLGKILILVLIILFIQKKPRGLFALKGRAVES; encoded by the coding sequence ATGACGCTCGCTCCCGCAAGGTTCGGGAAACTCGCGGCCCTCGCGGTGCTGTTCCTCGCCTTGCTGCTCTCTCCTTCGCGCGTGCTGGCCGGTCCGTTCGAGGACGCGCTTCCCAAACTCGCGGCGGACTCCTTCTCCGATACGCTGACCGCCATCGCGGAAATCTCCACGAGCGGCCACCCGAATGCCGAGCCGGTGATTTCGGCGATTGCCGACGGACGTCTCCTGTTCGATCCCGCCACCAAGACGATCTATCTCCGCAGCGCGGGCGGAAAAATCCTGAACGTCACGACCGGCGCGGCGGAGCCGGCATTGCCCGCGGGCGCGAAGCCGGTGCGCCTGAACAACCGGATTCGCACCACACTCGATGCCGCGCTCGGCACGCTTCGCCTGCTTTCGCCGGACCGCAACAAGCGCCTTGAGGCCGCGGCGGCCGTGTTCAAGTCGCGTGACGCGTCGGCGCTGAAACTGGTCGAGGAAGCATTCGCGAAGGAAACCGATCCGCGCGTGAAGCGTGCGCTCGTCCATGCCCGCGCCGCGATCATCGCAAGCGATACGAACGCACCGGAAGCTGCGCGCATTGCCGCCATCAACGAGATCGGCGCGCGCGGCGACGCCGAAGCGCTCGATCTCCTGAACAAGATTCCTCCCGGCTCGTCGCCCGCGATCAAGGCGGCGATCGATTCCGCCGCTGCCGCTGTGCAGCGCTCGCTGGCATGGTGGGAGATCGGCCAGAACGTCTGGTACGGTCTCTCGCTCGGTTCGGTCCTGCTGCTCGCCGCCATCGGCCTCGCCATCACCTTCGGCGTGATGGGCGTCATCAACATGGCGCACGGCGAGATGGTGATGATCGGCGCCTACGTCACCTTCGTCGTGCAGGAGACGATCCGCCAGAATGCGCCGGGGCTGTTCGACTATTCGCTCGCGATTGCGCTGCCGCTCGCCTTCCTGATCGCGGGTTTCGTCGGCATCCTGATCGAGCGTGGCGTGATCCGCTTTCTCTATGGCCGTCCGCTGGAAACGCTGCTTGCGACCTGGGGTCTTTCGCTGGTTCTGCAACAGGCGGTGCGTACCGCCTTCGGTCCGACCAACCGCGAAGTCGGCGCGCCGAGCTGGATGTCCGGCGCGTTCGAGCTGGGGGGCCTCTCGATCACTTACAATCGGCTCTGGATCATAGTGTTCTCGCTCGCGGTGTTAGCGATGCTGCTGTTCGTGCTGCGTTACACGCGCTTCGGATTGGAAATGCGCGCGGTGACGCAAAACCGCCGTATGGCGTCCTCCATGGGCATCAAGACCAGTTACGTCGATGCGCTGACCTTCGGCCTCGGCTCCGGCATCGCGGGAATCGCGGGCGTCGCGCTCTCGCAAATCGACAACGTCTCGCCAAACCTCGGGCAAGGCTACATCATCGACAGCTTCCTTGTCGTTGTATTCGGCGGTGTCGGTAACCTGTTTGGCACCTTGATCGCTGCGCTATCGCTCGGCATCGCTAATAAATTCCTGGAGCCGGTCGCGGGCGCGGTGCTCGGCAAGATCCTGATTCTCGTTCTCATCATCCTGTTCATCCAGAAGAAGCCGCGTGGGCTATTCGCGCTCAAGGGCAGGGCGGTGGAATCGTGA
- a CDS encoding xanthine dehydrogenase family protein subunit M: MFPASFAYHRPQTIDEAIALLGSLGDDTKLMAGGHSLIPSMKLRLLEPKHLIDLGGIAALKGVRISGEELIVGAATTHYQVESSKEAKAALPLLCEVAGLIADPQVRNRGTMGGSLANSDPAADWPATAVALDAAFVCRSSSGERVVPASEWFQGLFTTALEEGEVLCELRYKRLPPRTAATYLKLPHPASRFAVVGVSAAITTDEAGNCIEARIGITGVNTHAVRASGVEAEIRGKQFTPALIAEASLRADEDMDVSGDMHFSEEDKRELCRAYVERALLRVLERTKAGAFQGI, translated from the coding sequence GTGTTTCCCGCGTCTTTTGCATATCACCGGCCGCAAACGATCGACGAAGCGATCGCGCTGCTCGGCAGTCTCGGCGACGATACGAAACTGATGGCGGGCGGGCACAGCCTCATCCCTTCGATGAAACTGCGCCTGCTGGAGCCGAAGCACCTGATCGACCTCGGCGGCATCGCCGCGCTGAAAGGGGTTCGCATCAGCGGCGAAGAACTGATCGTCGGCGCGGCGACGACGCACTATCAGGTCGAATCTTCGAAAGAAGCGAAGGCCGCGCTGCCGCTGCTGTGCGAAGTAGCGGGCCTGATTGCCGATCCACAGGTGCGCAATCGCGGCACGATGGGCGGCTCGCTCGCGAATTCGGACCCGGCGGCGGACTGGCCCGCCACGGCGGTTGCACTCGACGCCGCTTTCGTTTGCCGGAGTTCGAGCGGCGAGCGCGTGGTTCCCGCTTCCGAATGGTTTCAAGGTCTGTTCACGACCGCGCTTGAGGAAGGCGAAGTGCTTTGCGAGCTACGCTACAAGCGTCTGCCGCCGCGCACTGCGGCGACCTACCTGAAGTTGCCGCATCCCGCGTCGCGCTTTGCGGTCGTAGGCGTGAGTGCCGCGATCACGACCGATGAAGCCGGAAATTGCATCGAGGCAAGAATCGGAATTACCGGCGTCAATACCCATGCCGTCCGCGCATCGGGAGTCGAAGCGGAGATTCGCGGGAAACAGTTCACGCCTGCGCTCATTGCCGAAGCGTCGTTACGCGCTGACGAGGACATGGATGTAAGCGGGGATATGCACTTCTCGGAAGAAGACAAGCGCGAACTCTGCCGCGCCTATGTCGAGCGCGCCTTGCTCCGCGTGCTGGAACGGACCAAAGCCGGAGCGTTTCAGGGCATCTGA
- a CDS encoding SDR family oxidoreductase, with translation MFENLFSLKDRVAVITGGSRGIGKMIASGYLAYGARKVYITARKAGQLDETAKELSAQYPGECIALPIDMSTVEGCEQLAAELMKREPKIDILVNNAGAAWGANFDEFPESGWDKVMDLNVKSLFFLTKALAKPLRAAATKERPAKVINVASIDGLSVNPLETYSYQASKAAVIHLTRRLAAKLIKDNINVTAICPGAFASEMNKAARDHGNEIAKHIPSRRIGTDEDMAGIAIYLASRAGDYVVGNSIAVDGGIVYANVSLPVAGE, from the coding sequence ATGTTCGAAAATCTGTTCTCGCTGAAAGATCGCGTTGCCGTCATCACTGGCGGTTCGCGCGGCATCGGCAAGATGATTGCAAGCGGGTATCTCGCCTATGGCGCGCGCAAGGTTTACATCACCGCGCGAAAGGCTGGTCAGCTGGACGAGACCGCGAAAGAACTCTCCGCGCAATATCCGGGCGAGTGCATCGCGCTCCCGATCGACATGTCCACGGTGGAAGGCTGCGAGCAGCTCGCGGCCGAGTTGATGAAGCGCGAGCCGAAGATCGACATTCTGGTCAACAACGCCGGTGCGGCGTGGGGCGCGAACTTCGACGAATTTCCGGAAAGCGGCTGGGACAAGGTGATGGACCTCAACGTGAAGTCGCTTTTCTTTCTGACGAAAGCACTGGCGAAACCGCTGCGTGCGGCGGCGACCAAAGAGCGGCCTGCGAAGGTCATCAACGTCGCTTCTATCGACGGCCTCTCCGTCAATCCGCTGGAGACCTATTCCTATCAGGCGAGCAAGGCCGCGGTGATCCATCTCACGCGCCGCCTCGCGGCGAAGCTGATCAAGGACAACATCAACGTCACCGCGATTTGTCCCGGCGCCTTCGCGTCCGAGATGAACAAGGCAGCGCGCGACCACGGCAACGAGATTGCCAAGCACATTCCCTCGCGCCGCATCGGAACCGACGAGGACATGGCGGGCATCGCGATCTATCTTGCGTCGCGCGCGGGAGATTATGTGGTCGGCAATTCCATCGCGGTCGATGGCGGCATCGTCTATGCCAATGTCAGCCTGCCGGTCGCGGGAGAGTAA
- the uca gene encoding urea carboxylase, giving the protein MFKTVLIANRGEIAVRIASTLKKMGIRSVAVYSDADRASRHVSVADVAIRLEGTSAADTYLRSDKILAAAKETGAEAIIPGYGFLSENAGFAEECEAAGIAFVGPTPEQIRSFGLKHTSREIAEKASVPLTPGTGLLASLEEAQAAASKIGYPLMLKSTAGGGGIGMTRCANEGELIAAFDGVKRMAQNFFKDTGVFLERYVDGARHVEVQIFGDGKGNVVALGERDCSLQRRNQKVVEETPAPDLPPATREKLLAASEKLAKAVSYRSAGTVEYIYDRTRDEFYFLEVNTRLQVEHPVTESVLGLDLVEWMIKIAAGEPPVFAKTYEPKGASIEVRIYAEDPVKNFQPSPGVLTEVFFPPDARVDTWVATGTEVSPFYDPMIAKLIVHGKDRAEAIAKMIAALNATSLQGIATNVDYLRQVVAWPDFAAGKVSTGALSRFMFVPPVIEVLEPGTYSTIQDYPGRVGYWSIGVSPSGPMDDYAFRIGNRIVGNDEAAAGLECTIQGATLRFHDDCLFALTGADSGATLDDKPCDFWKPVQAKAGQVLKMGRAKTGCRIYLSIRHGFDVPVYLGSRSTFALGQFGGHAGRPLRAGDMLLMSNPKIAACKSPPAKYEPKAAPAELIPSYDVKEWEIGCLYGPHGAPDFFTYSAIETFFASTYQVHYNSNRLGIRLNGPKPEWTRSDGGEAGLHPSNVHDCEYAIGSVNFTGDLPVILTRDGPSLGGFVCPVTIAKGELWKVGQVKPGDSIRFLPMTFDEALALEKAQDAAIASLSPLTKLPARKPIELKAAKTVSQTVLAELPEQGSRPAVAYRQAGDKYILLEYGPMALDLRFRFRVHALMEELKKNPVAGILELSPGVRSLQINYDSRVIPQGKLIETLLRIEEILPAVDTMKIPTRIVHMPMAFEDSATLDAVAKYRQSVRDTAPWLPNNVDFIQRLNGLKSRDEVRDIVFKTSYMVLGLGDVYLGAPCAVPVDPRHRLLTSKYNPARTFTAEGTVGIGGVYMCIYGMDSPGGYQLIGRTLPIWNKFLLNKTFENGEPWLLKFFDQVRFYPVSEEELTEQRLAFREGRATIKIEHEVFDLAEHEKFLKDNAASIAAFKEQQQAAFTKEVAVWQATETAAATAAALAEPEKEIGEIDGQLVSSDISGNIWKLLVEVGQPVEAGAPVAIVEAMKMEFPVVAPSGGKVSAIFCKPGKQVGPGDPLLSIKAA; this is encoded by the coding sequence GTGTTCAAGACCGTCCTGATTGCCAACCGCGGCGAGATCGCCGTGCGCATCGCGTCCACGCTGAAGAAAATGGGGATCAGGAGCGTCGCGGTCTATTCCGACGCCGACCGCGCCAGCAGGCATGTCAGCGTGGCCGATGTTGCGATCCGGCTGGAGGGCACAAGCGCCGCCGACACATATCTTCGCAGCGATAAAATCCTCGCCGCCGCGAAGGAAACCGGCGCGGAAGCCATCATCCCCGGTTACGGCTTCCTCTCCGAGAATGCAGGCTTCGCGGAAGAATGCGAAGCCGCAGGCATCGCATTCGTCGGGCCGACGCCGGAGCAGATCCGTTCCTTTGGCCTGAAACACACCTCGCGCGAAATCGCGGAGAAGGCGTCGGTGCCCCTTACCCCCGGCACCGGCCTGCTCGCCTCGCTGGAAGAAGCGCAGGCCGCGGCCTCGAAGATCGGCTACCCGCTGATGTTAAAGAGCACCGCCGGCGGCGGCGGCATCGGCATGACGCGCTGCGCGAACGAGGGCGAGCTGATCGCCGCCTTCGACGGCGTGAAGCGCATGGCGCAGAACTTCTTCAAGGATACCGGCGTCTTTCTGGAGCGCTATGTCGACGGCGCGCGGCACGTCGAGGTGCAGATTTTCGGCGACGGTAAGGGCAACGTGGTTGCGCTCGGCGAGCGCGACTGCTCGCTCCAGCGCCGTAACCAGAAGGTCGTCGAGGAAACTCCCGCTCCCGACCTTCCTCCCGCGACGCGCGAGAAATTGCTCGCCGCATCCGAGAAGCTGGCAAAGGCGGTGAGCTACCGCTCCGCGGGCACGGTCGAATACATCTATGACCGCACGCGCGACGAGTTCTATTTCCTCGAAGTGAATACGCGCCTGCAGGTCGAACATCCGGTGACCGAATCCGTGCTCGGCCTCGATCTGGTCGAGTGGATGATCAAGATCGCCGCGGGCGAACCGCCTGTATTCGCAAAGACATACGAGCCGAAGGGCGCATCCATCGAAGTCCGCATCTATGCGGAAGACCCGGTGAAGAACTTCCAGCCCTCACCCGGCGTGCTGACGGAAGTCTTCTTCCCGCCGGATGCGCGCGTCGATACGTGGGTCGCGACCGGCACCGAAGTCTCGCCGTTCTACGATCCAATGATCGCGAAGCTGATCGTCCACGGCAAGGACCGCGCGGAAGCGATTGCGAAGATGATCGCAGCGTTGAACGCAACTTCGTTGCAGGGCATCGCCACCAATGTCGATTACCTGCGGCAAGTGGTGGCATGGCCGGATTTCGCGGCGGGCAAGGTTTCGACCGGCGCGCTTTCGCGCTTCATGTTCGTGCCGCCGGTGATCGAAGTGCTCGAACCGGGCACCTATTCAACGATTCAGGATTATCCGGGCCGTGTCGGGTACTGGTCGATCGGCGTATCGCCGTCCGGCCCGATGGACGACTACGCATTTCGCATCGGCAACCGCATCGTCGGTAACGACGAGGCTGCGGCCGGGCTTGAATGCACGATTCAGGGCGCGACGCTGCGCTTCCATGACGACTGCCTGTTCGCACTGACCGGCGCGGACAGTGGCGCAACGCTCGACGACAAGCCATGCGATTTCTGGAAACCGGTGCAGGCGAAAGCCGGGCAAGTGCTGAAGATGGGCCGCGCGAAAACCGGCTGCCGCATCTATCTCTCGATCCGTCACGGTTTCGACGTGCCGGTGTATCTCGGCAGTCGCTCGACATTTGCGCTCGGCCAGTTCGGCGGCCATGCCGGACGGCCGCTGCGCGCGGGCGACATGCTGCTGATGAGCAACCCGAAGATTGCCGCATGCAAGTCGCCGCCCGCGAAATACGAACCGAAGGCCGCGCCCGCCGAACTCATTCCATCCTATGATGTGAAAGAATGGGAGATCGGCTGCCTCTACGGCCCGCACGGCGCGCCGGACTTCTTCACCTACAGCGCCATCGAGACCTTCTTCGCCTCGACCTATCAGGTCCACTACAACTCCAACCGCCTCGGCATTCGCCTAAACGGCCCGAAACCGGAATGGACGCGCAGCGACGGCGGCGAAGCGGGCCTGCATCCCTCCAACGTACACGACTGCGAGTATGCAATCGGCAGCGTGAACTTCACCGGCGACCTGCCCGTGATCCTCACGCGCGACGGTCCGAGCCTCGGCGGCTTCGTCTGTCCGGTGACGATCGCGAAGGGAGAACTCTGGAAAGTTGGCCAGGTGAAGCCCGGCGACAGCATCCGCTTCCTGCCGATGACCTTCGACGAAGCATTGGCACTGGAAAAGGCGCAGGATGCGGCGATTGCGTCGCTGTCGCCGCTCACGAAATTACCCGCGCGCAAGCCCATCGAACTGAAAGCCGCGAAAACCGTTTCGCAAACCGTACTCGCGGAACTGCCGGAGCAAGGTTCGCGGCCCGCGGTCGCCTACCGGCAGGCAGGCGACAAATACATCTTGCTCGAATACGGCCCGATGGCGCTCGACCTGCGCTTCCGCTTCCGCGTTCACGCGCTGATGGAAGAACTGAAGAAGAATCCGGTCGCGGGCATCCTCGAACTTTCGCCCGGCGTACGCTCGCTGCAAATTAACTATGACAGCCGCGTGATACCGCAAGGCAAGCTGATCGAGACGTTGCTGCGGATCGAGGAAATCCTGCCCGCGGTCGATACCATGAAAATCCCGACGCGCATCGTGCACATGCCGATGGCGTTCGAGGATTCCGCGACCCTCGACGCGGTCGCGAAGTATCGCCAGTCGGTGCGCGACACCGCGCCGTGGCTGCCGAACAACGTCGATTTCATCCAGCGCCTGAACGGCCTCAAATCGCGCGACGAGGTGCGCGATATCGTGTTCAAGACCAGCTACATGGTGCTGGGCCTCGGCGACGTCTACCTCGGCGCGCCCTGCGCGGTGCCGGTCGATCCGCGCCACCGCCTGCTGACGTCCAAATACAATCCCGCGCGCACGTTCACCGCGGAAGGCACGGTCGGCATCGGCGGTGTCTATATGTGCATCTACGGCATGGACTCGCCCGGCGGCTACCAGCTTATCGGCCGTACGCTGCCGATCTGGAACAAGTTCCTACTCAACAAGACGTTCGAGAACGGCGAGCCGTGGCTGTTGAAATTCTTCGATCAGGTCCGCTTCTATCCGGTCAGCGAGGAAGAGCTCACCGAACAGCGCCTCGCCTTCCGCGAGGGCCGCGCGACCATCAAGATCGAGCACGAGGTGTTCGATCTCGCCGAGCACGAGAAATTCCTGAAGGACAATGCCGCGAGCATCGCCGCATTCAAGGAACAACAGCAGGCCGCGTTCACGAAAGAAGTCGCGGTCTGGCAGGCGACGGAAACCGCCGCGGCAACCGCCGCCGCGCTCGCCGAGCCGGAGAAGGAAATCGGCGAGATCGACGGTCAGCTTGTGTCGAGCGACATCAGCGGCAATATCTGGAAACTATTGGTCGAGGTTGGACAGCCGGTGGAAGCCGGCGCGCCGGTCGCCATCGTGGAAGCGATGAAGATGGAGTTTCCGGTAGTTGCGCCGTCCGGCGGCAAGGTCTCGGCGATCTTCTGCAAGCCCGGCAAGCAGGTCGGGCCGGGCGATCCATTGCTTTCGATCAAGGCCGCGTAA
- the urtA gene encoding urea ABC transporter substrate-binding protein: MFTVFKKLGAAAATTALALSVSAAPVKAQETIKVGILHSLSGTMAISETTLKDVMLMLIDEQNKKGGLLGRKLEPVVVDPASNWPLFAEKARELINANKVSVVFGCWTSVSRKSVLPVFKELNSILFYPVQYEGEESERNVFYTGAAPNQQAIPAVDYLMKEYKIERWVLAGTDYVYPRTTNKILEAYLKAKGVKDEDILINYTPFGHSDWQTIVAQIKKFGTGGKRTAVVSTINGDANVPFYKELSNQGVSAKDIPVVAFSVGEEELAGIDTKNLVGHLAAWNYFQSIDTPENKAFIEKWKAFTKNPKRVSNDPMEAHVIGFAMWVKAVEKVGSTDANKVIDALPGIKVPNLTGGISEMLPNHHITKPVFIGEIRADGQFDVVWKTDGLVPGAAWSPYLEGSKDLVADWVKLKCGNYNTKTNKCGS; encoded by the coding sequence ATGTTCACAGTATTCAAGAAACTCGGCGCCGCGGCGGCAACCACCGCACTGGCGCTTTCCGTCTCCGCCGCGCCGGTGAAAGCGCAGGAAACCATCAAGGTCGGCATCCTGCACTCGCTCTCCGGCACCATGGCGATCTCCGAGACCACGTTGAAAGACGTGATGCTCATGCTCATCGACGAGCAAAACAAGAAGGGTGGCCTGCTCGGCCGCAAGCTCGAGCCGGTCGTGGTCGATCCCGCATCGAACTGGCCGCTGTTCGCGGAAAAGGCCCGCGAACTGATCAACGCGAACAAGGTTTCGGTCGTGTTCGGCTGCTGGACTTCTGTGTCGCGCAAGTCCGTGCTGCCGGTGTTCAAGGAACTGAACTCGATCCTGTTCTATCCGGTGCAGTACGAGGGCGAAGAGTCCGAGCGTAACGTGTTCTACACCGGCGCCGCGCCGAACCAGCAGGCGATCCCGGCGGTCGACTACCTGATGAAGGAATACAAGATCGAGCGCTGGGTGCTCGCCGGCACCGACTACGTCTATCCGCGCACGACCAACAAGATTCTCGAAGCCTACCTGAAGGCCAAGGGCGTAAAGGACGAGGACATCCTCATCAACTACACGCCGTTCGGACATTCGGATTGGCAGACCATCGTCGCCCAGATCAAGAAGTTCGGTACGGGCGGCAAGCGCACGGCGGTCGTCTCGACGATCAACGGCGACGCCAACGTGCCGTTCTACAAGGAACTGTCGAACCAGGGCGTGTCCGCGAAGGACATCCCGGTCGTGGCGTTCTCGGTCGGCGAAGAAGAACTCGCCGGCATCGACACCAAGAACCTCGTCGGCCATCTCGCCGCCTGGAACTACTTCCAGTCGATCGACACGCCGGAGAACAAGGCCTTCATCGAGAAGTGGAAGGCGTTCACCAAGAATCCGAAGCGCGTCTCCAACGACCCGATGGAAGCGCACGTGATCGGTTTCGCGATGTGGGTGAAGGCGGTCGAGAAGGTCGGTTCCACCGACGCGAACAAGGTGATCGACGCGCTGCCGGGCATCAAGGTCCCGAACCTGACCGGCGGCATCTCTGAAATGCTGCCGAACCACCACATCACCAAGCCCGTGTTCATCGGTGAAATCCGCGCCGACGGCCAGTTCGACGTGGTGTGGAAGACCGACGGCCTGGTGCCGGGTGCGGCCTGGTCGCCGTATCTCGAAGGCTCGAAGGATCTGGTTGCCGACTGGGTCAAGCTGAAGTGCGGCAACTACAACACCAAGACCAACAAGTGCGGTTCGTAA
- a CDS encoding (2Fe-2S)-binding protein — MKRTVSLTVNGVTRSAEVEPRTLLVHFLREHLHLTGTHVGCDTTQCGACTVRMNDQAVKSCTVFAVQAEGAKIVTVEGLAQSGNMHPIQEAFREHHGLQCGFCTPGMMMAATQLLDRYPDPTLEQIKHQLDGNICRCTGYHSIIKAVQSAAEKIRARKATGAL; from the coding sequence ATGAAGCGCACCGTCTCCCTCACCGTGAACGGCGTGACGCGCTCGGCTGAAGTCGAGCCGCGTACGCTGCTGGTGCATTTTCTGCGTGAGCATCTCCATCTCACCGGAACCCATGTCGGTTGCGACACTACGCAATGCGGCGCGTGCACCGTTCGCATGAACGATCAGGCGGTGAAGTCCTGCACGGTATTCGCGGTGCAGGCCGAAGGCGCGAAGATCGTAACGGTGGAAGGGCTGGCGCAGAGCGGCAACATGCATCCGATTCAGGAAGCGTTCCGCGAGCATCACGGCCTGCAATGCGGCTTCTGCACGCCGGGCATGATGATGGCGGCGACGCAACTGCTCGACCGTTATCCCGATCCCACGCTGGAGCAAATCAAGCATCAGCTCGACGGCAATATCTGCCGTTGCACCGGCTATCACAGCATCATCAAGGCCGTGCAGTCGGCGGCGGAAAAAATCCGCGCGCGCAAAGCGACGGGGGCGCTGTAG
- the urtC gene encoding urea ABC transporter permease subunit UrtC, with amino-acid sequence MVMLMRQQQSERATWIVVACILAIAVIVPTLNLLVPPTSIFHVPTYIVALLGKYLCYALLAVSVDLIWGYVGILSLGHGAFFALGGYAMGMYLMRQIAGRGVYAHPILPDFMVFLNWKELPFFWYFFDHFAYAMLMVLLVPGLLAFVFGWFAFRSRVTGVYLSIITQALTFALLLGFFRNNFGFGGNNGLTDFKDILGFNVQTQGTRAVLFALSAIALAIGYLICRAIVNSKLGKVLVAVRDAESRTRFIGYRVEYYKLFAFVVSACLAGVAGALYVPQVGIINPSEFHPANSIEIIIWVAVGGRGTLFGAALGAVIVNYAKTLFTGGLIAPYWLFGVALVLLAAYLVYRSRALAAAGIGAGVVAGLLVHFLGGEHVPQILLGLAAAAGAAWILTTRAEAAGAALGLLGVLFFRTPMLGISLAEYWLFALGVLFVFTTLLMPKGVIGSLADLRDKIRTRRSGKKAKTPDGVPQPSAAE; translated from the coding sequence ATGGTCATGTTGATGCGTCAGCAACAATCGGAGCGCGCGACATGGATCGTGGTCGCCTGCATTCTTGCAATCGCGGTGATCGTCCCGACGCTGAACCTGCTGGTGCCGCCGACCTCTATCTTTCATGTGCCGACCTATATCGTCGCGCTGCTCGGCAAATATCTCTGCTACGCGCTGCTTGCAGTCTCCGTCGATCTGATCTGGGGTTACGTCGGCATCCTGTCGCTTGGACACGGCGCGTTTTTCGCGCTCGGCGGCTATGCGATGGGCATGTACCTGATGCGGCAGATCGCGGGCCGCGGCGTCTACGCGCATCCGATCCTGCCGGATTTCATGGTGTTCCTGAACTGGAAGGAACTGCCGTTCTTCTGGTACTTCTTCGATCACTTCGCTTACGCGATGCTGATGGTGCTGCTGGTGCCGGGCTTGCTCGCCTTCGTGTTCGGGTGGTTCGCATTCCGGTCGCGCGTCACCGGCGTTTATCTCTCCATCATCACGCAGGCGCTGACGTTTGCGCTGCTGCTCGGATTCTTCCGCAACAATTTCGGTTTCGGGGGCAATAACGGCCTGACCGACTTCAAGGATATTCTCGGCTTCAACGTGCAGACGCAAGGCACGCGCGCAGTGCTGTTCGCACTGTCCGCGATTGCGCTGGCCATCGGCTATCTGATCTGCCGCGCCATCGTGAACTCGAAGCTCGGCAAGGTGCTGGTCGCGGTGCGCGATGCGGAGTCGCGCACGCGCTTCATCGGTTATCGCGTCGAGTATTACAAACTGTTCGCGTTCGTCGTCTCGGCTTGCCTTGCCGGCGTCGCCGGTGCGCTCTACGTGCCGCAGGTCGGCATCATCAATCCGAGCGAATTTCATCCGGCCAACTCCATCGAAATCATCATCTGGGTCGCGGTGGGCGGGCGTGGCACGCTGTTCGGCGCGGCGCTCGGCGCGGTGATTGTGAACTATGCGAAGACGCTGTTCACCGGCGGACTGATTGCGCCGTACTGGCTGTTCGGCGTCGCGCTCGTGTTGCTTGCCGCCTATCTCGTTTACCGTAGTCGCGCGCTGGCGGCGGCCGGTATCGGTGCAGGCGTCGTTGCTGGTTTGCTTGTCCACTTCCTTGGCGGCGAGCATGTGCCGCAAATCCTGCTCGGCCTCGCCGCTGCTGCCGGTGCGGCGTGGATTCTCACGACGCGCGCCGAAGCGGCAGGCGCGGCGCTGGGACTGCTCGGCGTATTGTTCTTCCGTACGCCGATGCTCGGCATCTCGCTTGCGGAATACTGGCTGTTCGCACTCGGTGTGCTGTTCGTGTTCACCACGTTGCTGATGCCGAAGGGCGTGATCGGTTCGCTGGCGGACCTGCGCGACAAAATCAGGACTCGCAGATCAGGCAAGAAAGCAAAAACCCCCGATGGCGTTCCCCAGCCGAGTGCCGCGGAGTAA